In Bacteroidales bacterium, the DNA window ATTCCAATAATCAATTTCAAATGACCAAAACACACCGTTCTAAAGTTACCAGACCTGTATTCTGGCGCGTTTGAAATTTCGGTAATTGTTATTTGGATATTGTTTGATATTTGTTGATTGTTATTTGGAATTTCTAAATGTGACTTTGGTGATAGCCCTGCATATTATAGCGTAACATATATTCCCTCCTCTCACCATTCCAGGACCTCATCGGGTGCTTCGGCAAGGTTAGCGGCTTGCCAGTCGGCTTTGTTAAGATCTTCAGCGCTGAAGGAGGTAGTTAAGGCCAGGCACCTGGCTCCGGCTCTTTTGGCAGCCTCTACCCCGCTGACGGCATCTTCCACCACCAGGCAATCTTCGGGGTTCAGCCCCATCTTTTGGGCGGCTGACTGGAAGATATCGGGCGCCGGTTTTTTGTGTTCCACTTCCAGCCCGTTGACAGTGGCGGTGAACGATTCTTTGGGAATGCCGATATTTTTGAGGTTGATCTCCATTTTCACCTCATCGGCACTGGTGGCAACGGCTGATTTTAAGCCCCTGTCACGGATCTTTTTCATAAAATCAAATACGCCCGGCAGCGGTTCCAGCTTTCCTTCGGTGATCTCCCCGTATATCTGATAGGTCAGGGCCTTGACCTCATCAATGTCAACAGGAAAGTTGTATTTTTCCGCCACCTTCCCGATATAGGCGTTTTCGCCCTGCCCGACAAAAGGTTTAAAATCCTCCGGTTGTACGGTAAGGCCTTTGCGTTTGAACATTTCTATGGCTGCCTCGCAGATGTATTGTTCCGAGTCCACCAGGACGCCGTCCATGTCGAATATAACTCCTTTGATCATGGTTATCGTGTTTGTTTCATTTAATGTG includes these proteins:
- a CDS encoding HAD-IA family hydrolase; this encodes MIKGVIFDMDGVLVDSEQYICEAAIEMFKRKGLTVQPEDFKPFVGQGENAYIGKVAEKYNFPVDIDEVKALTYQIYGEITEGKLEPLPGVFDFMKKIRDRGLKSAVATSADEVKMEINLKNIGIPKESFTATVNGLEVEHKKPAPDIFQSAAQKMGLNPEDCLVVEDAVSGVEAAKRAGARCLALTTSFSAEDLNKADWQAANLAEAPDEVLEW